One genomic region from Sulfurimonas sp. encodes:
- a CDS encoding IS1182 family transposase, with protein sequence MSELYKQGLNRNQQLLFPPSIDDYVDEDNNVRAIDSYVELLDLTKLQFSNTRKSDRADGQKAYSPKLLLKIYIYGYLNKIRSSRALEKECKRNLELIWLAQDLKPTYRTISEFRARNPKALKQVFKEFVVLCKNIDLIGDGLKAVDGAFLRANASKNQLILKKTLDKDLTKIETEIEEYLKSLEYADKEKQPSSIINKLPKDLRKLKYQQEELSKNLKLLEEMGKTQYNKTDSDASLMKKPAHNLMAYNSQIVVDDSFKFIVATDISTVGSDRAQLHKMAKETKENLGVDKLKIVADTGYYSAKEFKKCSEDNINAIVPLANMRQVQKDKGKFTRDEFIYNDNNDCYICPNNYQLKKRIAPQIKNDKVNFIYTGTSAICKACPLKDKCIPTKAPYKQIYRWEHEYITEAHNKKMQTEESKVIVKKRGSIVEHPFGTIKRTLGWDHYLVRGKEKVSGENALIMFSYNFKRLLNLIGINLFQKLMIALKDRDISSIKEEIAQYIANSLLYVVCFFRIYFMLKFKSRKAIILR encoded by the coding sequence ATGAGTGAACTATATAAACAAGGTTTAAATAGAAATCAGCAATTATTATTTCCACCAAGTATTGATGATTATGTAGATGAAGATAACAATGTAAGAGCAATAGATTCTTATGTAGAATTATTAGACTTAACTAAACTGCAGTTTTCAAATACAAGAAAAAGTGATAGAGCAGATGGACAAAAAGCTTATAGTCCTAAACTACTGTTAAAAATATATATTTATGGTTATCTAAATAAGATAAGAAGTTCAAGAGCATTAGAAAAAGAGTGTAAAAGAAACCTAGAACTAATATGGCTAGCACAAGACTTAAAACCAACATATAGAACTATATCAGAGTTTAGAGCAAGGAATCCAAAAGCACTAAAACAAGTATTTAAAGAGTTTGTAGTTTTATGTAAAAATATAGATTTAATAGGGGATGGATTAAAAGCTGTTGATGGAGCATTTTTAAGAGCGAATGCCTCTAAAAATCAACTAATATTGAAAAAGACACTGGATAAAGATTTAACTAAAATTGAAACTGAAATAGAAGAGTATCTCAAATCACTAGAGTATGCAGATAAAGAGAAACAACCATCAAGTATCATTAATAAACTACCAAAAGATTTAAGAAAACTAAAATATCAACAAGAAGAGTTATCTAAAAACTTAAAACTTTTAGAAGAGATGGGTAAAACTCAATATAATAAAACAGATTCAGATGCTTCTCTTATGAAAAAACCTGCACATAACCTTATGGCATATAATTCACAGATAGTTGTAGATGATTCATTTAAATTCATAGTAGCTACTGATATTTCAACAGTAGGTAGCGATAGAGCACAACTGCATAAGATGGCAAAAGAGACTAAAGAAAATTTAGGAGTAGATAAACTAAAGATAGTAGCTGATACAGGATATTATAGTGCTAAAGAATTTAAAAAATGTAGTGAAGATAATATTAATGCTATTGTTCCTTTAGCAAATATGAGACAAGTTCAAAAAGACAAAGGTAAATTTACAAGAGATGAATTTATTTACAATGATAACAATGATTGCTATATATGTCCTAATAATTATCAACTAAAAAAAAGAATTGCACCACAAATAAAGAATGATAAAGTTAATTTCATTTATACAGGTACAAGTGCAATATGTAAAGCTTGTCCTCTCAAAGATAAATGTATACCTACAAAAGCACCATATAAACAAATATATAGATGGGAACATGAGTATATAACAGAAGCACATAATAAAAAGATGCAAACTGAAGAATCTAAAGTAATAGTCAAAAAAAGAGGTTCAATAGTTGAACATCCATTTGGAACAATTAAAAGAACTTTAGGTTGGGATCATTATCTTGTTCGTGGCAAAGAAAAAGTATCAGGTGAAAATGCACTTATCATGTTTAGCTATAACTTTAAAAGACTTTTAAATTTGATAGGTATAAATCTATTTCAAAAACTGATGATAGCTTTAAAAGATAGAGATATAAGTTCCATAAAAGAAGAAATAGCTCAATATATAGCTAACTCTTTATTATATGTAGTTTGTTTTTTTAGAATTTACTTTATGCTTAAATTTAAAAGTAGAAAAGCTATAATTTTAAGATAA